One stretch of Zhihengliuella flava DNA includes these proteins:
- the trxA gene encoding thioredoxin, translated as MSNAKDVTDASFQADVLENSKPVIVDFWAEWCGPCRMLSPILDQIAEEHAEKVDVVKVNVDENQGIAAKYGITSIPAVFVFKDGEHVASSIGAKPKQVIEQEFAEYL; from the coding sequence ATGAGCAATGCAAAGGACGTCACGGACGCCTCGTTCCAGGCTGACGTACTGGAAAACAGCAAGCCCGTCATCGTGGATTTCTGGGCAGAGTGGTGCGGCCCGTGCCGCATGCTCTCTCCGATCCTGGATCAGATCGCCGAGGAGCACGCCGAGAAGGTTGACGTCGTCAAGGTGAACGTCGACGAGAACCAGGGCATCGCCGCGAAGTACGGCATCACCTCGATTCCAGCCGTCTTCGTTTTCAAGGATGGCGAGCACGTGGCCAGCTCCATTGGCGCCAAGCCCAAGCAGGTCATCGAGCAGGAGTTCGCCGAGTACCTCTAG
- a CDS encoding ParB/RepB/Spo0J family partition protein, with protein sequence MAEKRRGLGRGLGALISSSPAGETDTAIEEAPDQDAPKATQKASGASTRQRSSTAARKASGGADKAPEGAQGESATKGAGSRNAPGSKSKSSSSRSSGGSATGASTSKSRPVDMFFTPGRAADDDHEQPARAASSQARSKTSRTTKRPQMPDVIGQARSRSASTPSEPLEAAGQVDPSPSSESVQGDLVPVPGASFAEIAVTDIHPNRKQPRQVFDEDEMAELVHSVREIGLLQPIVVRPSTEQEDATYELVMGERRWRATQAAGLETIPAIVRQTTDEDLLRDALLENLHRSQLNPLEEAAAYQQLLDEFGCTQDELSAKIGRSRPQISNTIRLMKLPPLVQRRVAAGVLSQGHARALLALSDPAEIERLAQRIVAEGLSVRATEEAVAMNEGVEKKRREAKPKSTARHERLDYLANSLSDRLDTNVKISLGAKKGKVAIEFASVDDLNRIMGLIAPDATS encoded by the coding sequence ATGGCTGAAAAGCGTCGAGGACTGGGCCGCGGGCTAGGAGCCTTGATCTCGAGTTCGCCTGCTGGTGAGACGGATACCGCCATAGAAGAGGCGCCCGATCAAGACGCCCCCAAAGCCACTCAGAAGGCTTCAGGCGCTTCTACGCGGCAGCGTAGCAGCACGGCAGCGCGAAAGGCTTCTGGAGGCGCAGACAAGGCTCCTGAGGGCGCTCAGGGCGAATCCGCAACCAAGGGTGCGGGAAGCCGCAACGCCCCGGGTTCGAAGTCGAAGTCCAGCTCGTCCCGCTCCAGTGGTGGCTCAGCGACTGGTGCCTCGACGAGCAAGTCGCGTCCCGTTGATATGTTCTTCACTCCCGGGCGAGCCGCCGATGATGATCACGAGCAGCCGGCACGCGCTGCGTCGAGCCAGGCACGGTCCAAGACCTCACGGACAACCAAACGTCCGCAGATGCCGGACGTGATCGGACAGGCGCGCAGCCGCAGTGCGTCGACGCCATCGGAGCCCCTTGAAGCTGCAGGACAGGTAGACCCCAGCCCGTCGTCGGAGTCCGTGCAGGGCGATTTGGTACCAGTACCGGGCGCTAGCTTCGCCGAAATTGCCGTCACGGACATCCATCCCAACAGAAAACAGCCTCGTCAGGTCTTCGATGAGGACGAGATGGCTGAGCTGGTCCACTCGGTGCGTGAGATCGGCCTGCTGCAGCCGATCGTCGTCCGTCCCTCGACGGAACAAGAAGATGCGACCTATGAGCTGGTCATGGGTGAGCGTCGGTGGAGAGCAACGCAAGCAGCTGGACTCGAGACGATCCCGGCGATCGTTCGGCAAACCACGGATGAGGACTTGCTTCGTGACGCTCTGCTCGAGAACCTGCACCGGTCCCAACTGAATCCACTGGAGGAAGCTGCGGCCTATCAACAATTGCTTGATGAGTTCGGGTGCACTCAAGATGAGCTCTCCGCCAAGATTGGGCGGTCCCGCCCGCAAATCTCCAACACGATACGTCTCATGAAGCTTCCGCCCTTGGTGCAACGGCGGGTAGCAGCGGGCGTGCTCAGTCAGGGGCATGCTCGTGCCCTGCTCGCCCTGTCCGATCCTGCCGAGATAGAGCGTTTGGCTCAGCGGATTGTCGCGGAGGGCCTGTCCGTTCGCGCCACGGAGGAAGCCGTGGCTATGAACGAAGGGGTCGAGAAGAAGCGTCGCGAGGCGAAGCCGAAGAGCACAGCACGTCACGAGCGACTGGACTACCTAGCCAACTCGTTGTCCGACCGTCTGGATACCAACGTCAAGATCTCTCTGGGCGCCAAGAAGGGCAAGGTCGCCATCGAGTTCGCTAGCGTCGACGACCTCAACCGAATCATGGGCCTGATTGCCCCTGACGCCACGTCATAG